A DNA window from bacterium contains the following coding sequences:
- a CDS encoding cohesin domain-containing protein codes for MNLLKWGSMMGILTLLLTGCGGCGGGGNSPTEPDQTPPAISNSSITPSAERALVYWETDKPATSQVNYGPSMAAIREQKKTDETYVEEHVVHLSALNPDKTYYLMISSTDQSGNANEPQILSFTTSHSALVMSPLLVDVKRKETFTIEIRAENVTNLFGTAFDLKFDSDYLEVDEVDEEGIVFGDFLENPLTFNMLTGNILSIATTQTNSGAGMKGVSGSGLLVTVPFKAKKAGNTQLNLTISQMLDSNGESHPDLNQIRIVGGKVNIR; via the coding sequence ATGAACCTATTAAAATGGGGAAGTATGATGGGCATACTTACTCTCCTGCTAACCGGCTGTGGAGGATGTGGGGGAGGAGGAAACAGCCCCACAGAACCGGATCAAACCCCACCGGCTATCTCTAATTCTTCAATCACACCCTCGGCTGAAAGAGCCCTTGTCTACTGGGAAACTGATAAACCGGCCACCAGCCAGGTGAACTACGGCCCCTCTATGGCCGCCATCAGAGAACAGAAAAAGACCGATGAAACCTACGTCGAGGAACATGTGGTCCATTTAAGCGCTCTTAACCCCGATAAAACATATTACCTGATGATTAGTTCTACCGATCAATCCGGTAATGCTAACGAGCCTCAGATTCTTTCTTTCACTACTTCCCATTCAGCCCTGGTTATGTCTCCTCTGCTGGTAGATGTTAAGCGGAAAGAGACCTTTACCATAGAGATAAGAGCCGAAAATGTAACTAATCTGTTCGGGACGGCTTTTGACCTCAAATTTGATAGCGACTACCTGGAGGTAGATGAGGTAGATGAAGAAGGGATTGTCTTTGGCGATTTTCTGGAAAATCCGCTTACCTTTAATATGCTGACCGGCAATATACTCTCTATTGCCACGACCCAGACGAACAGTGGAGCAGGGATGAAAGGAGTAAGTGGAAGCGGCCTCTTGGTTACTGTCCCTTTTAAGGCCAAAAAGGCAGGCAACACCCAACTAAACCTTACTATTTCGCAGATGTTAGATTCCAATGGAGAAAGTCATCCTGACCTTAATCAGATACGTATCGTC
- the ruvC gene encoding crossover junction endodeoxyribonuclease RuvC, giving the protein MIILGIDPGTATTGFGIVENKDDRLSTIDYGCIRTEAKTPFGLRLNRIYEHLVEIIGRYNPDSIAMEALFFCRNVKTALSVGQAQGAIILAATRAGRPLYEYTPLQIKQAVTGFGRASKDQVQEMVRILLNLPQPPQPDDAADALAAAICHIHLWQFAKGRQ; this is encoded by the coding sequence ATGATTATTTTAGGGATCGACCCAGGAACGGCCACTACCGGCTTTGGTATTGTGGAAAATAAAGATGATCGGCTTTCTACGATTGACTACGGCTGTATCCGAACTGAAGCCAAGACTCCTTTTGGTCTCAGGTTAAACCGGATATACGAGCATCTTGTTGAAATCATTGGCCGATATAATCCGGACTCAATAGCTATGGAGGCTCTCTTTTTCTGTCGAAATGTGAAAACAGCCTTATCTGTTGGACAGGCCCAGGGGGCGATCATATTAGCCGCCACCAGGGCCGGACGACCCCTTTATGAATATACTCCCTTGCAGATAAAGCAGGCGGTGACCGGCTTTGGTCGGGCAAGTAAAGACCAGGTTCAAGAGATGGTTCGTATCTTGCTTAATTTGCCTCAGCCTCCCCAACCAGATGATGCGGCCGATGCCCTGGCCGCCGCTATTTGCCATATCCACTTATGGCAATTTGCAAAGGGAAGGCAGTAA